A stretch of the Salminus brasiliensis chromosome 23, fSalBra1.hap2, whole genome shotgun sequence genome encodes the following:
- the LOC140546250 gene encoding gap junction Cx32.2 protein-like: MDKVNVVEVLFISLNRNIPLIGKLWLTVFLFFRVFILLFAGFPLFWDEGERFMCNTIHPSCTNICFDAFAPLSLCRFGFLHLVCVCLPTALYMMHHTQRVLTALTRQYFVQEHHLQIPTPGGSKHTDDRVPGGGPMGLYLLQLILRVFLEVAFGAGQYFLFGVSVRREFLCLQASCSPAVECFTSRPTEKTFLLQWMLANAVLSVILSTAELSLVLRDSVQEKRDRNRLSLEGKEEEEGDEGARKRGEIEKNYFNCNGSSSAPLPFRKRKPNEDPTLTPWVAPKWSNAGHIPLHLSSCAPAPDGGFGKEDSRAVLCSAGTIKLWNGHCRENGSMTTLLPSMLTSNTEKLEEWNPNPARPWRAGQYTPATTNTEHTSDSGESQDNKAWV, from the exons ATGGACAAAGTGAATGTAGTGGAGGTTCTCTTCATCAGCTTAAACCGAAACATCCCATTAATAG GTAAGCTGTGGCTGACGGTATTCCTCTTCTTTCGAGTCTTTATTCTGCTTTTCGCTGGCTTCCCTCTCTTCTGGGACGAAGGGGAGCGTTTTATGTGCAACACCATCCACCCGAGTTGTACCAACATATGTTTCGATGCATTCGCCCCCCTCTCGCTGTGCCGCTTTGGTTTTCTAcacctagtgtgtgtgtgtcttcccACTGCTCTGTACATGATGCACCACACGCAACGAGTGTTAACTGCCCTAACTCGCCAATACTTTGTGCAGGAGCACCACCTACAGATACCCACCCCAGGGGGATCTAAACACACTGATGATAGAGTCCCAGGGGGAGGTCCTATGGGGTTGTACCTGTTGCAGCTAATTCTGCGTGTCTTTCTGGAGGTGGCATTCGGGGCAGGCCAGTACTTCCTGTTCGGGGTCTCAGTGAGGCGGGAGTTCCTGTGTTTGCAGGCGTCATGCAGTCCTGCAGTGGAGTGCTTCACTTCCAGGCCCACAGAGAAAACCTTCCTGCTGCAGTGGATGCTGGCTAATGCAGTCCTGTCCGTGATCCTCAGCACTGCCGAACTGTCGCTTGTGCTGAGGGACTCTGTCCaagagaaaagagacagaaatagGCTAAGTTTGGaggggaaggaggaggaggagggggacgAGGGAGCGAGGAAAAGGGGTGAAATagagaaaaattattttaacTGCAACGGAAGCAGCTCCGCCCCTTTGCCCTTTCGGAAGAGAAAACCCAATGAGGACCCCACTTTGACTCCATGGGTGGCCCCAAAATGGAGCAACGCAGGTCACATACCTTTACACTTGTCCTCTTGTGCACCTGCTCCTGATGGGGGTTTCGGGAAGGAAGACAGCAGGGCTGTCCTGTGCTCAGCAGGGACAATTAAGCTGTGGAATGGTCACTGTCGGGAAAATGGCAGCATGACAACCCTTTTACCGTCGATGCTAACATCAAACACGGAAAAACTGGAGGAATGGAACCCCAACCCAGCTCGCCCATGGCGCGCAGGACAGTACACACCAGCTACTacaaacacagaacacacttCAGACAGCGGCGAAAGTCAGGACAATAAAGCATGGGTGTGA